In one Lolium rigidum isolate FL_2022 chromosome 3, APGP_CSIRO_Lrig_0.1, whole genome shotgun sequence genomic region, the following are encoded:
- the LOC124702548 gene encoding serine/threonine receptor-like kinase NFP translates to MEPRRLRFPLLLLVAVVLACRRCGAQDAPNATVPAQFACMVPTPCDTYVVYRTQSPGFLNLSVISDLFGVSRAMIVSANNLTTEDGVLLPGQPLLLPVKRGAQTHPAIPMLIPVSQRPQLPPLQYSASTRDSGAGKRSPDGVTIAVTVAVSFVAFAALCVAVFTYRRYRRRDKATVHLGNRFAANPRLCWNQKDFHSSSAIARMINNGGDKLLTSVSQFIDKPIIFGTEEIMEATMNLDERCRLGTSYYRAKLDGEVFAVKPAKGDVSAEMRMTQMVNHASLIKLAGISMGADGEYTFLVYEFAEKGSLDKWLYQKPPSSLSMPSSSSDRPVDTLLWNQRLGIAFDVANGLLYMHEHTQPSMVHGDVRARNILLTADFRAKISNFSVATPATLDAAATSSDVFAFGLLILELLSGRRAMEARVGAEIGMLWRDIRAVLEAGDKRDAKLRKWMDPTLGGVYHLDAALSLAGMARACTEEDASRRPKMADVVFSLSMLVQPLPVGDAFEKLWQPSSDENIGIVNEVAAR, encoded by the exons ATGGAGCCCCGCCGTCTCCGCTTCCCtctgctcctcctcgtcgccgtcgtcctcgcgtGCCGCCGCTGCGGCGCGCAGGACGCCCCCAACGCCACCGTCCCGGCGCAGTTCGCATGCATGGTGCCCACGCCGTGCGACACGTACGTCGTGTACCGGACGCAGTCGCCGGGGTTCCTCAACCTCAGCGTCATCTCCGACCTATTCGGCGTGAGCCGCGCGATGATCGTCAGCGCCAACAACCTGACCACCGAGGACGGGGTGCTGCTGCCGGGCCAGCCGCTGCTCCTGCCCGTCAA ACGGGGTGCTCAAACACATC CGGCGATACCGATGCTGATCCCGGTGTCACAGCGGCCGCAGCTTCCGCCCCTGCAGTATAGTGCTAGTACCAGAGATTCTGGTGCTGGCAAGCGCAGCCCTGACGGCGTCACCATCGCAGTCACCGTCGCGGTGTCTTTCGTCGCGTTCGCCGCCTTGTGCGTGGCGGTTTTCACGTACCGAAGGTACCGTCGTCGCGACAAGGCCACGGTGCACCTGGGAAACAGGTTCGCCGCGAACCCGAGGCTTTGTTGGAACCAGAAAGACTTTCACAGCAGCAGCGCCATAGCTCGCATGATCAACAATGGAGGCGACAAGCTGCTCACCAGCGTGTCCCAGTTCATCGACAAGCCTATCATCTTCGGCACCGAGGAGATCATGGAGGCGACGATGAACCTCGACGAACGGTGCAGGCTCGGCACCTCCTACTACCGCGCGAAGCTCGACGGGGAGGTGTTCGCGGTGAAGCCGGCGAAGGGCGACGTCTCGGCGGAGATGCGGATGACCCAGATGGTTAACCACGCCAGCCTAATCAAGCTGGCCGGCATATCCATGGGCGCGGACGGGGAGTACACCTTCCTCGTCTACGAGTTCGCCGAGAAGGGGTCGCTCGACAAGTGGCTGTACCAGAAGCCTCCGTCCTCGCTGTCGATGCCGTCGTCGTCGAGCGATCGCCCCGTGGATACTCTCCTGTGGAACCAGAGGCTGGGCATCGCGTTCGACGTCGCCAACGGGCTGCTCTACATGCACGAGCACACGCAGCCGAGCATGGTGCACGGCGACGTCCGCGCACGGAACATCCTCCTCACCGCGGACTTCAGGGCCAAGATATCCAACTTCTCCGTGGCCACGCCGGCGACGCTGGACGCCGCGGCGACGAGCAGCGACGTGTTCGCCttcggcctgctgatcctggagCTTCTCTCCGGCAGGAGGGCCATGGAGGCGCGCGTCGGCGCGGAGATCGGCATGCTGTGGCGGGACATCCGCGCGGTGCTGGAAGCCGGCGACAAGAGGGACGCGAAGCTGAGGAAGTGGATGGACCCGACCCTTGGCGGCGTGTACCACCTGGACGCGGCGCTCAGCTTGGCCGGCATGGCGCGGGCTTGCACGGAGGAGGACGCGTCGCGGCGGCCGAAGATGGCCGACGTCGTGTTCAGCCTCTCGATGCTGGTGCAGCCGCTGCCGGTGGGGGACGCGTTCGAGAAGCTATGGCAGCCCAGCTCGGATGAGAACATCGGGATCGTCAATGAAGTGGCGGCACGTTAG